A region of Salarchaeum japonicum DNA encodes the following proteins:
- a CDS encoding MaoC/PaaZ C-terminal domain-containing protein — protein sequence MPVDPVCGMEVSQETADPTIEHDDKVYHFCSEDCRAVFEEVPEKYTETPHPHLVESGGMTLPRVPYGRATGEFDLSITDPSSLSTGDSVRFSKTITDEDVRKFAEATGDTNAVHLNEAFAEKTRFGHRIAHGTLVSGMISAALACFPGVTIYISQNLEFRRPVSIDDTLTARCEITDVLDNDRYELTTQIEDDSGSLVLDGAATVLIDPLPD from the coding sequence ATGCCTGTTGACCCCGTCTGTGGGATGGAAGTCTCACAAGAAACTGCCGACCCGACTATCGAACACGACGACAAAGTGTATCACTTCTGCTCGGAAGACTGTCGAGCAGTGTTCGAGGAAGTACCTGAGAAGTATACCGAAACGCCACATCCGCATCTCGTTGAATCGGGAGGAATGACGCTCCCCCGAGTGCCATACGGTCGAGCCACTGGAGAGTTCGATCTCTCGATAACCGACCCATCTTCACTTAGCACGGGAGATAGTGTTCGCTTCTCGAAGACGATCACAGACGAGGATGTTAGGAAATTTGCAGAGGCGACCGGAGATACAAACGCGGTCCATCTCAACGAGGCATTCGCTGAAAAGACCCGGTTTGGCCACCGCATCGCTCATGGAACGCTCGTCTCGGGAATGATAAGTGCTGCACTCGCGTGCTTTCCCGGAGTCACGATCTATATTTCCCAGAATTTGGAATTCCGCCGACCAGTCAGCATTGATGACACCCTGACGGCCCGATGTGAGATCACCGACGTTCTCGATAACGACCGATACGAACTCACAACACAGATCGAAGATGATAGTGGAAGCCTCGTTCTCGATGGGGCAGCCACCGTTCTGATCGATCCCCTACCGGACTGA